A region of the Deltaproteobacteria bacterium genome:
AGATCAGGTATCATGGCCTCATCGTCCGTGATAAAAAGGTACCCCTGCTGATGCAGACCGATATCCCAGCCCGGCAGGCCGACATTTTCGGCAAAATGTTCAAAAAATTCTATGCTCTCCCTGGCTAAAGGTGCCAGCGCCGGCTCGGTGAACTGGGCCCGAAAGCATTCGGCTGAAGCCGCTGTGGTGAGCGTGGAAAGCCCGTCCCTTGTCTCCACAAGAATGGTATCCAGGCCGGCCTTTGACAGCCAGAAGGCCGTAGCTGTGCCAACGATCCCCCCGCCGATGATCACCGCATCGGCGGTTCGGTCTTTGGCTTCAGGAACGAATATCTTGCGCATTTGTTCACTCCTTTTTCAGTGAGAGATTATCCGGGGACGAGACCGTCCAGGTTGAAGAGGACATCATTCTCCCGGTACGTCTGCTCCAGCTTTTCCTGGTGGGGCTTTACCCCATCTCCTTCACGGGCAATCATTTCTGCAGTGAGACAGTTAATAAGGCAGGCCATCAGGCTGGGACTTCCTATAACAGGAAAATGAAGGCAACGGACCACGATATGCAGGTCTGCGAACTGGTTGACCGGACAGGTTGCACTGTCGGAGACCACAAGGAGCTTCTGGTCCAGACGCCGGACCAGCCGGGCCAGCCGGATCAGTTCGTTGGGGTACCGGGAAGTGGCAAAGATGACAACGAGGGTGTCCCTGGGGGCAATGGTCAGCCAATCAATGGACGTGGAATCGCTCCCCCGCAGAATATGGACATGTCCCCTGATTTTTGTCAGGGACCAGCCAAGATAATAGGCGAAGGTGTAGCTCAGCCGCGAGCCAATGACGTAGATCCGACGGCTTTCAACGAGGAGACGGGCCGCACTGCTGATGGTTTCGAAATCAGCGTTCTCGTA
Encoded here:
- a CDS encoding MurR/RpiR family transcriptional regulator produces the protein AGVSEATVVRFVDRLGYKGYPDFIQDLRELVDTQLTLIDRVALTRVNGAAAERMFRVVEEEIANLKEFYENADFETISSAARLLVESRRIYVIGSRLSYTFAYYLGWSLTKIRGHVHILRGSDSTSIDWLTIAPRDTLVVIFATSRYPNELIRLARLVRRLDQKLLVVSDSATCPVNQFADLHIVVRCLHFPVIGSPSLMACLINCLTAEMIAREGDGVKPHQEKLEQTYRENDVLFNLDGLVPG